One Brassica napus cultivar Da-Ae chromosome C4, Da-Ae, whole genome shotgun sequence genomic region harbors:
- the LOC106431379 gene encoding F-box protein At3g54460 isoform X2 produces MAASIDSDHKLCGFLRAVVSVDSPHELSLGSSCLISNDGFKSDNGVILSLVNSTSNPKYLTPEILEGDHDVDNCGSESTPKRRKSQKSNRRGSSGSKICSAEKSNGRGRKMVRSIGMVNGSMSVVNQLHALVANKCLKIECRVVKADKRESGEKRAVVLVDVYMPVALWSGWQFPKSQATAAALFKHLSCDWGLRSSILGGESIWEEVNGRIKAIWDLSDCHVFGCKLHCNAPDSPGRRLFKLHEIFQSLPSPGNSGVLDSSRVSPSNDSCATGIWDLPADVLTSIMMKLNPKDLVSVAGVCRLFKSLAFLIVPCMNLKLFPHQQAAVGWMLERERKAEVFSHPLYLEFRTEDGFSFYINVVSGDITTEEAPMVKDFRGGMFCDEPGLGKTITALSLILKTLGTMADPPEGLPVIWCTHKNDTKCGYYEYTSDQITSNGMLTVKRFLSPSSFRSQLSLEAFSPLLESKSLPLKQASLMGSDGQTSECKNTNSENEYGTILDLEDQRRLSNVRKNLLPVYNGVSELSEVMEAKRSGSWKKFGRITGCKRKGPTGSDVESDIWVQCDACSKWRRIVDDGVSVTGSAWFCSNNADPAYQSCKDPEELWDRSQPINYLQGFYTKGASGEENENISFFTSVLRKHKSSVNSNVNKALIWLAKRSIEQLSLMETVGLPGPPVNVRGYQRLFHAFGLTSRFEKGVTRWFYPKLLENLVFDSPALKVALCQPLDAFRLYLSKATLIVVPANLVDHWKTQIDKHVSAGQLRILVWTDNKKLSPHNLAWDYDVVITTFSRLSAEWNPRKKSPLIQVHWLRIMLDEGHTLGSSLSLTNKFQMAVSLTASSRWLLTGTPTPNTPNSQLSHLQPLLKFLHEEVYGDNLKFWEAGILRPFEAEIEEGRSRLLQLLQRYMICSRKKDLRMIPPCIKKSTYINFVPRHARSYNELVESVRRNILLADWNDPSHVESLLNSKQWKFRNATINNVRLSCCVAGHIKMTDAGQDIKETMDDLVEGGLDDSTFEYSSIQNCLISGCNCKRCGEWCRLPVITPCRHLLCLDCVALDSERCTFPGCGYLYEMQTLLARPENPNPKWPVPKDLIELQPSYNQDDWNPDWQSTSSSKVSYLVDRLKKLHEGNRKSILSFNKSSCDNLEENNPGTSKAFFGHEFREQDLRSQMVLVDKVLIFSQFLEHIHVIEQQLEIAGIKFAGMYSPMPSFKKNDADCMALLMDGSAALGLDLSFVTHVFLMEPIWDKSMEEQVISRAHRMGAKRPIYVETLTMRGTIEEQMMRFLEDAEKSDRFSSSGDYIKVEQETTRGSRRTIHDLAESNYLSHLIFVRSEGNT; encoded by the exons ATGGCAGCTTCCATCGATTCCGATCACAAACTCTGTGGTTTCCTCCGTGCCGTTGTCTCCGTCGATTCGCCGCATGAACTATCATTAGGCTCCTCTTGTTTGATCTCCAATGATGGTTTCAAATCCGATAACGGCGTGATCTTATCCCTCGTCAATTCCACCTCCAATCCCAAATACCTAACTCCGGAAATCCTCGAAGGAGATCATGATGTTGATAACTGTGGATCGGAGAGTACACCGAAACGCCGCAAGTCTCAGAAATCGAACAGACGAGGCTCATCCGGAAGCAAAATCTGTTCGGCGGAGAAGAGCAATGGACGGGGGAGGAAGATGGTGAGGAGTATAGGCATGGTGAATGGAAGCATGAGCGTAGTGAATCAACTTCACGCTTTGGTTGCTAATAAATGTTTGAAGATCGAATGTCGAGTGGTGAAGGCTGATAAGCGTGAGAGTGGAGAAAAGAGAGCTGTGGTGTTGGTGGATGTTTATATGCCTGTTGCATTGTGGTCGGGATGGCAGTTTCCTAAGTCCCAGGCTACTGCTGCTGCCTTGTTTAAGCACCTGAG CTGTGACTGGGGACTGAGAAGCTCAATCCTTGGCGGGGAAAGTATTTGGGAAGAGGTCAATGGAAGAATAAAGGCCATATGGGATCTATCAGACTGCCATGTGTTTGGTTGCAAACTACACTGTAATGCCCCAGATTCTCCAGGAAGAAGATTATTTAAACTACATGAAATCTTTCAGAGCTTGCCCAGTCCAGGAAATAGTGGTGTCTTAGATTCTTCTAGAGTATCACCATCCAATGACTCTTGTGCAACTGGCATTTGGGATCTCCCAGCTGACGTTTTGACCAGCATTATGATGAAACTTAACCCGAAAGATCTTGTCAGCGTTGCAGGAGTCTGCCGTCTCTTTAAATCATTGGCCTTTCTAATCGTGCCATGTATGAATCTTAAACTATTTCCTCATCAGCAGGCAGCAGTTGGTTGGATGTTGGAGCGCGAGAGGAAAGCTGAGGTTTTCTCACATCCCCTATACTTGGAATTCCGTACTGAGGATGGGTTTAGTTTTTACATAAATGTTGTGTCTGGTGATATAACCACTGAGGAAGCCCCCATGGTCAAGGATTTTCGAGGGGGAATGTTCTGCGATGAACCAGGTTTAGGTAAGACGATAACAGCATTGTCACTTATACTGAAGACACTGGGAACAATGGCTGATCCGCCTGAGGGACTTCCTGTAATTTGGTGTACACATAAAAATGACACGAAATGCGGTTATTATGAGTACACTAGTGACCAGATCACTTCTAACGGAATGTTAACAGTAAAGAGGTTTCTAAGTCCAAGTAGCTTTCGAAGCCAGCTTTCTTTGGAAGCTTTTAGTCCGTTGCTAGAGTCGAAATCTTTGCCTCTTAAGCAAGCTAGCCTGATGGGTTCAGATGGTCAAACTTCTGAGTGTAAGAACACAAATTCTGAAAACGAATATGGAACTATCCTTGATTTAGAAGATCAACGTAGACTGAGTAATGTCAGAAAAAATCTCTTGCCTGTATATAATGGCGTATCTGAGCTCTCTGAAGTGATGGAAGCTAAAAGAAGTGGTAGTTGGAAGAAGTTTGGTAGGATAACTGGTTGTAAGAGAAAGGGTCCAACTGGTTCGGATGTGGAAAGCGATATTTGGGTACAGTGTGATGCTTGCTCAAAGTGGCGGAGAATAGTAGACGACGGTGTATCTGTTACTGGTTCTGCATGGTTTTGTAGCAACAATGCTGACCCTGCATATCAGAGTTGCAAGGATCCTGAAGAATTATGGGATAGATCTCAACCAATAAATTACTTGCAAGGTTTTTATACTAAGGGAGCTTCCggtgaagaaaatgaaaatatttcttTCTTCACCAGTGTCCTTAGGAAACACAAGTCTTCAGTAAATTCAAACGTAAATAAAGCCTTAATCTGGCTTGCTAAACGCTCTATCGAGCAGCTCTCACTGATGGAAACAGTTGGCTTACCAGGTCCACCAGTTAATGTCCGTGGTTACCAGAGATTGTTTCACGCATTTGGTCTAACAAGTAGATTTGAAAAGGGTGTCACTAGATGGTTTTATCCAAAGCTTCTTGAGAACTTAGTGTTTGACTCACCTGCCCTCAAGGTTGCTCTCTGTCAGCCGCTGGATGCATTTAGATTGTATTTGTCAAAAGCAACTCTAATAGTCGTGCCTGCGAATCTTGTTGATCACTGGAAAACACAAATCGATAAACATGTCAGCGCTGGTCAGCTACGTATCCTCGTTTGGACTGACAATAAGAAGCTTTCTCCGCACAACCTGGCTTGGGACTATGATGTTGTGATCACAACTTTTAGTCGCTTAAGTGCTGAATGGAATCCTCGGAAGAAAAGCCCATTGATCCAAGTGCACTGGCTGAGGATCATGCTAGATGAAGGACACACTCTTGGTTCTAGTCTCAGTTTGACAAATAAATTCCAAATGGCTGTTTCTCTGACAGCTTCTAGTCGTTGGTTACTGACTGGAACACCAACCCCGAACACGCCAAATAGCCAGCTTTCGCATCTCCAACCTCTTTTAAAGTTTCTTCACGAGGAAGTATATGGAGACAATCTAAAGTTTTGGGAAGCTGGCATCCTTAGACCATTTGAAGCAGAAATAGAGGAGGGTCGTTCTCGTTTGCTTCAGCTGCTTCAGAGATACATGATATGTTCTAGAAAGAAAGATCTGCGGATGATTCCTCCCTGTATCAAGAAGTCGACATACATTAATTTCGTTCCAAGACATGCAAGAAGCTACAATGAACTAGTGGAGTCAGTTAGGCGTAATATCTTATTAGCTGATTGGAATGACCCGTCTCATGTCGAAAGTCTGCTTAACTCTAAACAGTGGAAATTTCGAAACGCTACCATAAATAATGTCAGACTATCTTGCTGTGTGGCTGGGCATATTAAAATGACTGACGCTGGTCAGGATATCAAAGAGACAATGGATGATTTAGTTGAAGGTGGTCTCGACGATTCTACCTTTGAGTATTCTTCTATTCAAAATTGCCTTATTAGTGGCTGCAACTGTAAAAG GTGTGGGGAATGGTGCCGACTTCCTGTGATCACTCCATGTAGACACTTACTATGCCTGGATTGCGTTGCTCTTGATAGCGAAAGATGTACTTTTCCTGGTTGTGGATACTTATATGAGATGCAAACTCTGTTGGCTCGACCAgaaaacccaaacccaaaatgGCCTGTGCCAAAGGATCTTATTGAGTTACAACCTTCATATAATCAG GATGACTGGAATCCTGACTGGCAATCAACATCTAGCAGTAAAGTCAGTTATCTCGTGGACAGACTGAAAAAGTTACATGAGGGTAATCGTAAAAGCATTTTGTCTTTCAACAAGAGTAGCTGTGACAACCTTGAAGAGAATAACCCTGGTACCTCGAAAGCCTTTTTTGGGCATGAATTTCGTGAACAAGATTTGAGATCTCAGATGGTACTTGTTGATAAAGTTCTGATTTTCTCACAATTTCTTGAGCATATTCACGTGATTGAACAACAG TTGGAAATTGCTGGCATCAAGTTTGCTGGAATGTACAGTCCAATGCCTTCGTTTAAGAAG AACGATGCTGATTGCATGGCACTTTTGATGGATGGAAGTGCTGCGCTAGGTCTTGATTTGAGCTTTGTAACACATGTGTTCTTGATGGAACCAATCTGGGATAAAAG CATGGAAGAGCAAGTGATCAGTCGTGCTCATCGGATGGGCGCAAAACGCCCTATTTATGTAGAAACCTTAACCATGCGTGGTACGATTGAAGAGCAAATGATGAGATTCCTCGAG GATGCTGAAAAGAGTGATAGATTCTCATCTAGTGGAGATTACATAAAAGTGGAGCAAGAGACAACACGAGGTAGCAGGCGCACGATACATGATTTGGCAGAAAGCAATTACTTGTCTCATCTTATCTTTGTTCGATCAGAGGGCAACACATAG
- the LOC106431379 gene encoding F-box protein At3g54460 isoform X1 — MAASIDSDHKLCGFLRAVVSVDSPHELSLGSSCLISNDGFKSDNGVILSLVNSTSNPKYLTPEILEGDHDVDNCGSESTPKRRKSQKSNRRGSSGSKICSAEKSNGRGRKMVRSIGMVNGSMSVVNQLHALVANKCLKIECRVVKADKRESGEKRAVVLVDVYMPVALWSGWQFPKSQATAAALFKHLSCDWGLRSSILGGESIWEEVNGRIKAIWDLSDCHVFGCKLHCNAPDSPGRRLFKLHEIFQSLPSPGNSGVLDSSRVSPSNDSCATGIWDLPADVLTSIMMKLNPKDLVSVAGVCRLFKSLAFLIVPCMNLKLFPHQQAAVGWMLERERKAEVFSHPLYLEFRTEDGFSFYINVVSGDITTEEAPMVKDFRGGMFCDEPGLGKTITALSLILKTLGTMADPPEGLPVIWCTHKNDTKCGYYEYTSDQITSNGMLTVKRFLSPSSFRSQLSLEAFSPLLESKSLPLKQASLMGSDGQTSECKNTNSENEYGTILDLEDQRRLSNVRKNLLPVYNGVSELSEVMEAKRSGSWKKFGRITGCKRKGPTGSDVESDIWVQCDACSKWRRIVDDGVSVTGSAWFCSNNADPAYQSCKDPEELWDRSQPINYLQGFYTKGASGEENENISFFTSVLRKHKSSVNSNVNKALIWLAKRSIEQLSLMETVGLPGPPVNVRGYQRLFHAFGLTSRFEKGVTRWFYPKLLENLVFDSPALKVALCQPLDAFRLYLSKATLIVVPANLVDHWKTQIDKHVSAGQLRILVWTDNKKLSPHNLAWDYDVVITTFSRLSAEWNPRKKSPLIQVHWLRIMLDEGHTLGSSLSLTNKFQMAVSLTASSRWLLTGTPTPNTPNSQLSHLQPLLKFLHEEVYGDNLKFWEAGILRPFEAEIEEGRSRLLQLLQRYMICSRKKDLRMIPPCIKKSTYINFVPRHARSYNELVESVRRNILLADWNDPSHVESLLNSKQWKFRNATINNVRLSCCVAGHIKMTDAGQDIKETMDDLVEGGLDDSTFEYSSIQNCLISGCNCKRCGEWCRLPVITPCRHLLCLDCVALDSERCTFPGCGYLYEMQTLLARPENPNPKWPVPKDLIELQPSYNQDDWNPDWQSTSSSKVSYLVDRLKKLHEGNRKSILSFNKSSCDNLEENNPGTSKAFFGHEFREQDLRSQMVLVDKVLIFSQFLEHIHVIEQQLEIAGIKFAGMYSPMPSFKKMKNLAMFQNDADCMALLMDGSAALGLDLSFVTHVFLMEPIWDKSMEEQVISRAHRMGAKRPIYVETLTMRGTIEEQMMRFLEDAEKSDRFSSSGDYIKVEQETTRGSRRTIHDLAESNYLSHLIFVRSEGNT; from the exons ATGGCAGCTTCCATCGATTCCGATCACAAACTCTGTGGTTTCCTCCGTGCCGTTGTCTCCGTCGATTCGCCGCATGAACTATCATTAGGCTCCTCTTGTTTGATCTCCAATGATGGTTTCAAATCCGATAACGGCGTGATCTTATCCCTCGTCAATTCCACCTCCAATCCCAAATACCTAACTCCGGAAATCCTCGAAGGAGATCATGATGTTGATAACTGTGGATCGGAGAGTACACCGAAACGCCGCAAGTCTCAGAAATCGAACAGACGAGGCTCATCCGGAAGCAAAATCTGTTCGGCGGAGAAGAGCAATGGACGGGGGAGGAAGATGGTGAGGAGTATAGGCATGGTGAATGGAAGCATGAGCGTAGTGAATCAACTTCACGCTTTGGTTGCTAATAAATGTTTGAAGATCGAATGTCGAGTGGTGAAGGCTGATAAGCGTGAGAGTGGAGAAAAGAGAGCTGTGGTGTTGGTGGATGTTTATATGCCTGTTGCATTGTGGTCGGGATGGCAGTTTCCTAAGTCCCAGGCTACTGCTGCTGCCTTGTTTAAGCACCTGAG CTGTGACTGGGGACTGAGAAGCTCAATCCTTGGCGGGGAAAGTATTTGGGAAGAGGTCAATGGAAGAATAAAGGCCATATGGGATCTATCAGACTGCCATGTGTTTGGTTGCAAACTACACTGTAATGCCCCAGATTCTCCAGGAAGAAGATTATTTAAACTACATGAAATCTTTCAGAGCTTGCCCAGTCCAGGAAATAGTGGTGTCTTAGATTCTTCTAGAGTATCACCATCCAATGACTCTTGTGCAACTGGCATTTGGGATCTCCCAGCTGACGTTTTGACCAGCATTATGATGAAACTTAACCCGAAAGATCTTGTCAGCGTTGCAGGAGTCTGCCGTCTCTTTAAATCATTGGCCTTTCTAATCGTGCCATGTATGAATCTTAAACTATTTCCTCATCAGCAGGCAGCAGTTGGTTGGATGTTGGAGCGCGAGAGGAAAGCTGAGGTTTTCTCACATCCCCTATACTTGGAATTCCGTACTGAGGATGGGTTTAGTTTTTACATAAATGTTGTGTCTGGTGATATAACCACTGAGGAAGCCCCCATGGTCAAGGATTTTCGAGGGGGAATGTTCTGCGATGAACCAGGTTTAGGTAAGACGATAACAGCATTGTCACTTATACTGAAGACACTGGGAACAATGGCTGATCCGCCTGAGGGACTTCCTGTAATTTGGTGTACACATAAAAATGACACGAAATGCGGTTATTATGAGTACACTAGTGACCAGATCACTTCTAACGGAATGTTAACAGTAAAGAGGTTTCTAAGTCCAAGTAGCTTTCGAAGCCAGCTTTCTTTGGAAGCTTTTAGTCCGTTGCTAGAGTCGAAATCTTTGCCTCTTAAGCAAGCTAGCCTGATGGGTTCAGATGGTCAAACTTCTGAGTGTAAGAACACAAATTCTGAAAACGAATATGGAACTATCCTTGATTTAGAAGATCAACGTAGACTGAGTAATGTCAGAAAAAATCTCTTGCCTGTATATAATGGCGTATCTGAGCTCTCTGAAGTGATGGAAGCTAAAAGAAGTGGTAGTTGGAAGAAGTTTGGTAGGATAACTGGTTGTAAGAGAAAGGGTCCAACTGGTTCGGATGTGGAAAGCGATATTTGGGTACAGTGTGATGCTTGCTCAAAGTGGCGGAGAATAGTAGACGACGGTGTATCTGTTACTGGTTCTGCATGGTTTTGTAGCAACAATGCTGACCCTGCATATCAGAGTTGCAAGGATCCTGAAGAATTATGGGATAGATCTCAACCAATAAATTACTTGCAAGGTTTTTATACTAAGGGAGCTTCCggtgaagaaaatgaaaatatttcttTCTTCACCAGTGTCCTTAGGAAACACAAGTCTTCAGTAAATTCAAACGTAAATAAAGCCTTAATCTGGCTTGCTAAACGCTCTATCGAGCAGCTCTCACTGATGGAAACAGTTGGCTTACCAGGTCCACCAGTTAATGTCCGTGGTTACCAGAGATTGTTTCACGCATTTGGTCTAACAAGTAGATTTGAAAAGGGTGTCACTAGATGGTTTTATCCAAAGCTTCTTGAGAACTTAGTGTTTGACTCACCTGCCCTCAAGGTTGCTCTCTGTCAGCCGCTGGATGCATTTAGATTGTATTTGTCAAAAGCAACTCTAATAGTCGTGCCTGCGAATCTTGTTGATCACTGGAAAACACAAATCGATAAACATGTCAGCGCTGGTCAGCTACGTATCCTCGTTTGGACTGACAATAAGAAGCTTTCTCCGCACAACCTGGCTTGGGACTATGATGTTGTGATCACAACTTTTAGTCGCTTAAGTGCTGAATGGAATCCTCGGAAGAAAAGCCCATTGATCCAAGTGCACTGGCTGAGGATCATGCTAGATGAAGGACACACTCTTGGTTCTAGTCTCAGTTTGACAAATAAATTCCAAATGGCTGTTTCTCTGACAGCTTCTAGTCGTTGGTTACTGACTGGAACACCAACCCCGAACACGCCAAATAGCCAGCTTTCGCATCTCCAACCTCTTTTAAAGTTTCTTCACGAGGAAGTATATGGAGACAATCTAAAGTTTTGGGAAGCTGGCATCCTTAGACCATTTGAAGCAGAAATAGAGGAGGGTCGTTCTCGTTTGCTTCAGCTGCTTCAGAGATACATGATATGTTCTAGAAAGAAAGATCTGCGGATGATTCCTCCCTGTATCAAGAAGTCGACATACATTAATTTCGTTCCAAGACATGCAAGAAGCTACAATGAACTAGTGGAGTCAGTTAGGCGTAATATCTTATTAGCTGATTGGAATGACCCGTCTCATGTCGAAAGTCTGCTTAACTCTAAACAGTGGAAATTTCGAAACGCTACCATAAATAATGTCAGACTATCTTGCTGTGTGGCTGGGCATATTAAAATGACTGACGCTGGTCAGGATATCAAAGAGACAATGGATGATTTAGTTGAAGGTGGTCTCGACGATTCTACCTTTGAGTATTCTTCTATTCAAAATTGCCTTATTAGTGGCTGCAACTGTAAAAG GTGTGGGGAATGGTGCCGACTTCCTGTGATCACTCCATGTAGACACTTACTATGCCTGGATTGCGTTGCTCTTGATAGCGAAAGATGTACTTTTCCTGGTTGTGGATACTTATATGAGATGCAAACTCTGTTGGCTCGACCAgaaaacccaaacccaaaatgGCCTGTGCCAAAGGATCTTATTGAGTTACAACCTTCATATAATCAG GATGACTGGAATCCTGACTGGCAATCAACATCTAGCAGTAAAGTCAGTTATCTCGTGGACAGACTGAAAAAGTTACATGAGGGTAATCGTAAAAGCATTTTGTCTTTCAACAAGAGTAGCTGTGACAACCTTGAAGAGAATAACCCTGGTACCTCGAAAGCCTTTTTTGGGCATGAATTTCGTGAACAAGATTTGAGATCTCAGATGGTACTTGTTGATAAAGTTCTGATTTTCTCACAATTTCTTGAGCATATTCACGTGATTGAACAACAG TTGGAAATTGCTGGCATCAAGTTTGCTGGAATGTACAGTCCAATGCCTTCGTTTAAGAAG ATGAAAAATCTAGCCATGTTCCAGAACGATGCTGATTGCATGGCACTTTTGATGGATGGAAGTGCTGCGCTAGGTCTTGATTTGAGCTTTGTAACACATGTGTTCTTGATGGAACCAATCTGGGATAAAAG CATGGAAGAGCAAGTGATCAGTCGTGCTCATCGGATGGGCGCAAAACGCCCTATTTATGTAGAAACCTTAACCATGCGTGGTACGATTGAAGAGCAAATGATGAGATTCCTCGAG GATGCTGAAAAGAGTGATAGATTCTCATCTAGTGGAGATTACATAAAAGTGGAGCAAGAGACAACACGAGGTAGCAGGCGCACGATACATGATTTGGCAGAAAGCAATTACTTGTCTCATCTTATCTTTGTTCGATCAGAGGGCAACACATAG